The Phyllopteryx taeniolatus isolate TA_2022b chromosome 2, UOR_Ptae_1.2, whole genome shotgun sequence nucleotide sequence ATAGTACATAtacttgcaaatcatttttaTGATAAAGTCTAACCTTTGTTTATGTTGCAGCATTTTGTTAAGTTAACTGAGGTGCCTCCATATTACTGAAAAGCAGTTCATATCAAAAGCATCTTATTTGCATTGTTGTTCGAGTGTGAAATTCAAATGCATACTGTGATAAGACTTCTTATCAAATTAATCTTCCAaacattaaaattttatttttgttatttagttACTTCCACTTATATCTAgggtgaaatgtaaaaaaatacatctgagTAGAATGGTGAATGATTGTTGAAATCGGCTCGCTTTCATTTTAAGTTAACTAAAATCAGCtcctgaagacaaaaaaaaaaaaaaaaaaaaaaaaaaaacagaaatcaaGTCTGTGCATAATTACAAATACTAACTCCCGAAAAAAAGGCATGCTACAATTGGTGCTGCAGAGAATACAACACCTGTAACAGAGCACACCCATTCTAATATTGAAAGCTGTGGCTACTTAAACATCATTGGGATTAAAACACACACTCTATACTGCAATGCATATAGACGCACTATAATCTTCCTCTTCACTTTCAGTCAACCCTTAATTCACACACTGCATCTTGAAGTGTGTCTAGTTGTGCTTAGCACGATTCCCTTTTAAGTAGCTTTTCCAGCGCTTCACCACATCCTTGAAGATGGGAGCGTTATCTATTGATGCCAGCAGCTGTAGCTGGTTAATGTGTGTGGTGTGATAGTCCCAGCGAGCCAAGTTGGGCGCGGTGCCCAACATGAAGTGGCGCAGGTCATAGATGCTTCCCGACCCGGTGTCAAAGAGCGGCAGCATGGCCTTCAGTGACTCCATGCCGCGGCTGAACAGCTGTCCAGCCTCCTTGCCAAGCTTCTCACCAGCTGTCTCGCTCAAATCGTAGAGTCCCAGCAGGGAGTAGATAAAACCGTTAAGGACAAAGGAACTAGGTGAGGTGGGATACTCCTCATACCAGTCATATTTGTTCATAAATACAGCCTTGACCCCGTGCTGTGCTGATGGCACCTTATAGGGTCCGACTGCCTTCAACGCAGCATTGAGGTAAGTCTGGTCCTTGGTGAGGAGGTAGGCTCTCACAAGGGTGGACATGGCCTGGCCTTGGGCCATTGCAGAGTACCAGCCAGGGTCTAGTGGCCGGAAGCCCTCTCCCAATTTACGTGTGACCATGATGGGCCAGCCGCCATGTTCGTCCTGGTTGCGCCTGAGCCAGTCACTGGCAGCAAAGAAGGGAGCCATGTGGGCAGTGGTGGAGACAGTGATGTTGTCAACAAATCCCCGTCCTTGCAAGAGTAATCGTACAACTCGCTTGGGCATGATCTAAGGGAGAAACCAGTCGAAAATTCACTTTAGACCACTAcaatcatttaaataaataattactcaaAACTTTGTTTTACAGCTGACAGATGTTCAGGTGCCATTAGATTAAATTTGTATGTGGAAGAGTAGCTGAAGCagtttacagtggaacctcaaaggtcagtaaattcaaaattttgttcAGGGAAAACACACCTATTACAAGAGGGTGTCATGTATGACTTAATCCAAGACCTTGGCCTATCTCTAAAAGGGATTACTTCACAAAACcaatttgcttttgcttttctGTAGGGCCCGACTGATTAATTGGCTGAATATATATCTCGATATTCTGATTTCTCCTGGAAATCACTATGTTAAAATCAACCCTTTGATTCAGAGTTGCCAACCCCTATCATCACCTCTCACAAACATTCTGGATATTTTGTCAAGAGCGTTTTGATCTTGTTAGGAACATTTGCATCTcagccaaaacaaacacaccaccagaaaaaactgaaaaatgctaatatattttttatttttatatcatcAGGTTGAATGATCTTTGAACAAAGCTAGAATAATGAAGTAAAATAAGATATAATGTAATTTTGAGAGCATTTATTGTGcaaatctcaaaagtcaaattcAAAACTCAGCACTCTCGCAACGCAggctataaaatatgtattcatgtaCATGGTGGTTGTGAttacgtgtgtgagtgtgtatttgTGGGTATGTAGTGTATATGTGTTTAAATACATacgtacagtgccgtgaaaaaagtatattattattattaaaaaagtaaagtatTTTCATATGCATATATTTTTGGAGTTTCCCCATttgaacaaatgtaaatatcatacaaatataacctaagtgaacttaaaatgccgtttttaaatggtgatttcatttaaggaaaacaaaactattcaaagttacctctGTGCAAAactaattaccccccttgttaaatcaaattaattgtggataataaacattttaaaataattttcactgatcacagtCAAGCCTGATTagctccagacctgttcaatcaagaaatcacttaaacagaatatgtccagacaaaatcaagttggacaaaagataaaaaaaacctgcaaaaaaatgacacgatccaaagaaattccagaagtCGAGagataaagtaattgacatctgacagtctggaaagggttgcaaaagccatttctaaagctttaggattccagcgaactaGAGCTCCCtggacacctcaccaggaaggcgtccaagaggcatcctaatcagatgccccagccacctcatctgcctcctctcgatgtggaggagcagcggctctactctgagatcctcccggatgaccgagcttcttaccCTCTCTCTAagtgagagcccggacaccctgcggaggaaactaattttggccgcttgtatccgggatctagttctttcggtcacaacccacagctcgtgaccataggtgagggtaggaacatagttcgaccagtaaattgagagctttgcctttcggcttagctccttctataccacaacggaccgatacaaagtccgcatcactgcagacgctgcaccgatccgcccgtcgatctcccgttccattcttccctcacttgtgaacaagaccccaagatacttgaactcctccacttggggcaggatctcatccccgacctggagagggcacgccaaccttttctgactgaggaccatggtctcagatttggaggtgctgattctcctcccagtcgcttcacactccattgcgaactgctccaatgagcgtttgagatcacggcttgatgaagccaacagaaccaaatcatctgcaaaaagcagagatgcaataatgaggccaccaaaccggaccccctctatgcctcggctgcaccttgaaattctgtccataaaagttatgaacagaatcagtgacaaagggcagccttggcgcagtccaaccctcaccgggaacgagtccgacttactgccggactCGCAGTCTGCCAAGATAGAACTTGTGTGACAGCTAAGAATGGTAAGTTAATTAATGTGACTCGCCCTTCAACTTGTTTCAAACAGTAATTCCCCCCCTTTGCTCCTATGGCTCTGTCATCGTTCAACAAAATTAAAGTTGAGAAAACGTTCAATTGttctcatattttatttttgcaggcagtcaatttctttttgaatgTTAAGtcaaaactagactttacaccgattttatcggccttatcggtatcggccgatcatttgcattttatgctgatcgccgatccgatcaatgactcaAAAGAGATTTACTCctcgtcgccatcgtgcacagtatatttgaatccaaaagctagtttatttttagccttgtcacgtgtcttttggccgagtcctgtaaatatctgacggccaatcaagttattaaaattttttttttttaaaaacatggcggtgtggaacagacaacacgtctgagacagactaCAAGAGAAATGTGGTCTTTCaaaattgcactatgtcagactacagcaataaaatattgtattccgataccaccgcatcccgttttttacgatcatttgGCTTTATCttatcaactcaaatgcgaccggatacactcattacagtggcgacgacaacaagagtgaatcgcgccgactatattatgaggacaaaatggtggaaaacatgtcttggtggtcaccggtgctcaggacaggagaggacgtttgtttcaggcttgcttgaggtatgttcatgtacttttaatacaatacggcttgcaagcaggcaacaaaaacgttatgtagcctagcaagctactgacgGTTTTACggaaacatgccgccgttctgtcgaattatgctctaaagttttggtgtgggtgaagtcatttaattaaaaataaagtaatttaattacagtaagttagcacccattatttctgtcatgtaatgttggtttgacctgactgagtagaatacacgatctgactagagcagtgatttccaacctttatggagccaaggaacatattttacaattgaaaaatctcacggcacaccaacaaacgaaaatgtcacaaaaagtggatacattcattactgtatgtacttcctgccatctaatagaagaccattcatttgttctgtctgtcactatgcctcactggcataaatagaggaacaaagatacattatttattgtaaatatatttttttgagtaattaagtacacacgtatatacagtaaatgaacaggtcatttaaatagacacattcctccattttgtgatCAGATtggtgattggttatcgtttttttaaactcggtgatcggccccaaaaatcctgattgtgtaaagcctagtcaAAACATTGGGTATAgacttaataaatgttttataatgGCAGTAGCTTGCCCCTAAAACGGATGTATCCTTTTACCATGATTTACCATGGGATAATACTCctccaaataaaaaattaacaaaatggaggaagaggttccactgtattttctaTGGCTTAGCTTTACATGAAGTGCAAATGTATTTGCTTGTCAGCACAACTGTAGCTTCCTGTCACTACAATAGAAGTGTGACAGAGTCAGAACAACAATGAGCAGCGTCAGCAGCACACTAACCTTAGTGGCTTTCACAGCCTTGGTGTTAGATAAACCAACACCTTTCCTTAGGTCTGTGAGGAGGTCACGTGTCAGAGTGCTCCAGGTGGTGCGTGGCCCTATGCCATAGGTGATTTCACGATCTTTGAAGGCAATGAGTTGCGTGTTGGTAACATAGCGGATGGTGAAGGGTGAGCCTTTCTCTGTAGTGTCGAGGATGACAGACAAGCTGCCATTGGAGGTGAACTTGATGTCCAAGCTGAGGATGAACTCTTTGGTGTTATCTAGAGGGAGTGACACTGCCTCTGAAGAATCTGTGCGGAGAGAATAACCTCCAGTGGGTTAAAATGCAGGGTAAGAACCAGGTTCACAAAAACGCAGAccatcaaaaataatttttttgcaggTGCATTAAgactggggggggaaaaaaaactaaatttgaagAATTTCTGAGTGATTCAAGATGACAGACTATTCTTAACCCTCAGTTTGTGTtctcaagataaaaaaaaaagtcacacattACAAAATCGTATTTCTTCCTGTAACAATATAATTCACTCTTACATATTTGCATGCACACAGTGACAAGCTATTTCAGGACACACAAGACAGATGTGTCAAATGCATGCTGTGCTTAATTAAGAGAAGGGAAGAAGAGAGAAA carries:
- the glceb gene encoding D-glucuronyl C5-epimerase B isoform X1; protein product: MRCLAARVNYKTLIVICALFTLITVLLWNRCSRNTSLRFLPQAALVAPSPKEGDASLSSPQHPPQPPEPPPVVGGNKYEEIDCLINDESTVKGRREGGEIYMPFSWMEKYFDVYGKVVQYDGYDRFEFQHSYSKVYAQREPYHPNGVFMSFEGYNVEVRDRVKCISGVEGVPLSTQWGPQGYFYAIQIAQYGLSHYSKNLTERSPHLVVYDTAEERDSRASTATWSVPKGCTLSRVKDKSRASSVRQFSAPDSSEAVSLPLDNTKEFILSLDIKFTSNGSLSVILDTTEKGSPFTIRYVTNTQLIAFKDREITYGIGPRTTWSTLTRDLLTDLRKGVGLSNTKAVKATKIMPKRVVRLLLQGRGFVDNITVSTTAHMAPFFAASDWLRRNQDEHGGWPIMVTRKLGEGFRPLDPGWYSAMAQGQAMSTLVRAYLLTKDQTYLNAALKAVGPYKVPSAQHGVKAVFMNKYDWYEEYPTSPSSFVLNGFIYSLLGLYDLSETAGEKLGKEAGQLFSRGMESLKAMLPLFDTGSGSIYDLRHFMLGTAPNLARWDYHTTHINQLQLLASIDNAPIFKDVVKRWKSYLKGNRAKHN